In Leptospira johnsonii, the following are encoded in one genomic region:
- a CDS encoding SpvB/TcaC N-terminal domain-containing protein yields MHLNLENLRIPKIGKKSGNRDLNISWLFIFLFPFLLSCSREGGVGQLLSKMIGFSGTSSFNTTSFPSPGSAPSPEGSDLYSISTNYSAAIDDPESKANPLSGAIFISPPEPNNFGAVSLNYPIEITPGRAGIQPNVSLGYSSSGGDGWLGVGWNLGMGSIIRTPEYGALYYDVRDSFSWNGKKLIKVSGDSSNENGTYRPEVVGEDFTILRLTNIENGGIWEVRDSSGQKSIYGQTSSSRIYDPNKITRTYSWNLSQVEDTNGNFMDIEYDTSEYSENRVLYLKEIRYTGNSRSGVSAKQYVRFITKTRDDSYVSKVPGYVMKMNKLLDKIQVGYNGSKLWEYRMIYEISTDSGRPKLVSVDSDRNTTKPSFEYQTASRILLWQNVTNAFSSEPEDVPGDSQLFEGDFNGDGISDIVFFNSKTGNWKAAEGKPGGGYTFKTYANRYKGYDNLEKIRFFKGNVSGDYNGDGRADIAFYLPQTRDFIVAEHNGNNFQFKNYGRLMTGIPDIFRMEWFPGDYDGNGLSDAVLFDEPTGSWTLMLNKGGQFEFLKFSSKFKNLYRGDYNPDGNMDSQSTTDISTQGKGRINANFLVGDYNGDGRTDISLYDARSGKWIVGENNRNPDTSSPLYFKFDWYIYKVFTAPEQRLFTQDRFSGDFDGDGFSDFLVFDRSSGDWILGQTGDRTINFRVWSRAPQFKEITKWLQGDFNGDGSTDIGFYSASDGKFWIGEATGTGFRYRVYSDMNYGPSAERVMKSPLPLDEVTIAKASAVVQAASDTKTILLDYAYDGSDFPNRGELAFPGCFTVNDCSTSPELLIYNRKTTKFDIRIGAATTIGVFSDFNPELSGLRIANNGKTDRFTRNTKDEVLFYQESGTGNTFSALRNASSASFEKVNFASFTDSEVGNFYYDDTTYIIDNFSSASVKSVLIFDDQPIAGAGTGKFLLSGPTGNRNLIPMGALTQTNLTNFFRLGTSGQNRSRRKDFSLFSGNFLGASDGTSQLLIVDRSTSTHTWYIGVVDALNSKITFTKLGVTGTPNLPLTAVEFDSKIPAGIPYGLYPESIGKSIMLGKSIGDNSTFYKFKISGGNVSSASYSAISAVFGGEFDNSGNPLVVQFDLKKIFDITKVASVPLPESDLIKQVDRSDLFSKIYPFEWIQGDYNGDGITDIGIIHLREPTWYYAMSTGSVPDIINRIKNGIGGIYDLEYDNSTKFDNTGGDGIPDLPASYRVCTKIIADDGFGNRVQKSYQYSSGVAFSAFINGKKETDYFGFTNFSMKDSLGASTVHTFHSMPYSDFMMNRALGGAEKEMHILGSDNQDYGKSLTSYDVKKMEVSPGVATYVAYSTKKESYLSGARTTTSTNLLTIDSYSITKKVESVTDHYEDASHSSETIVNSFEFETDTNTNERRIKKSVSFQGSNTEKTSLMTYDGQGNLTKTVTSYTGSGLPATKTSIIEYAYDTLGNKVLEKDSSSAPARGKEFVYDDDLRQFVKESTAFGGGIRFKTTYVIDYSNAFGNPTRVTDPNGNKTEYEYDLYGRITETSADTDSGTKTLASYNYSSNFPLSALTNLGTGTGDPDFSLRKYSDGLGRAIYQVKTASNGKFVRTGRIVYDSVGRVARIGQPDWADGSELDSFALHMEEKNPTYFEYDAIGRQIKTILPQAAGETSASVATTTYNGAFEVLVETSGGTRKRTIQNARGKSLFVEDSGTDGTSAQIGFCYDLSGNLIKKSDLNGTNLSCGDITTGINQKDLSGKNQTYWQYDAFGQLVTQSDPDLGITKNVYNAFGDLTKTTDARGYIIQITYDSFGRMILKELQDGDVHYTYDSGYGSENALGKLVSVDSSSQLKTFSYDKLGRPKKETRLIKDIPLQDAGGPYETNYTYDLLGRVTTIHYPEHPVSHTRMKACYTYGSAGYITGISVQVNTNGILPGFCGKTIVENIAYNEFGQTAGFALGNGVQTDYTYDVKRRLVRIHSSGDVDGTTKVLQDAVYAFNENNNIVGISNTSSEYNTNYTYDYDGLNRLVNASGIYTESADNYTKNFRQSFDYAQNGNLLKKRRHDFAGGQVLDEWAYQYQNHQVLKIDSTQTGLSTLQMGYDAVGNMTTQTDNSKDLKKEIHFDSENRISFVEDKDGAEVGKYRYDEGGFRVRKTALVPKGAEIKHQEILYPSKFYGLEYVEEDNTLQSINNIYLNGVRIAALNEDGVTAYFLTDQVDSVGQILDDNAHTVSLLQYEPYGATFVQRGNQNFSPKYNSQELDQETSFYFYNARYYDPEIARFASADTVIDGAGSTQGWNRFSYVAGNPIRYKDPTGHEGFSPGQWSYFQNGFRGLRKEIFVPTVRKMEREDKGEYKWFAGPGMLAPYAIYASADLLEHDYSKFAKRTATDVPLAITSWALLGAGPAYTTTTAGTNAIFTNGGRLILTSPGTKGFLKHSIPNLLKAFGSAPPDVKKQITNKVAERLIYGNVGRELTNLVTGVGFTKGVYDFFVDGPFSPNPPETPWSAAGLGAGETVKDMWNKYDEWKENSKKSVKQDAPKSKNKIK; encoded by the coding sequence ATGCATTTAAACCTTGAAAATTTAAGAATTCCAAAGATCGGAAAGAAATCTGGTAACAGAGACTTAAATATCTCATGGTTGTTTATTTTCCTTTTTCCATTTTTGCTCTCCTGCTCCAGAGAAGGTGGAGTCGGACAGCTATTGTCCAAAATGATCGGTTTTTCGGGAACTTCTTCCTTTAATACAACTTCCTTTCCTTCACCAGGCTCTGCACCTTCTCCCGAAGGTAGCGACTTATATTCTATTTCGACAAATTATAGTGCGGCAATCGATGATCCCGAAAGTAAGGCAAATCCTCTCTCAGGTGCGATTTTTATTTCTCCACCTGAACCTAATAATTTCGGAGCGGTATCCTTAAACTATCCTATAGAAATCACACCCGGAAGAGCCGGAATACAACCAAATGTTAGCTTGGGCTATTCTTCCTCTGGAGGAGACGGCTGGCTGGGAGTAGGTTGGAATCTCGGGATGGGAAGCATTATCCGAACTCCCGAATATGGGGCTTTGTATTACGATGTAAGAGATAGTTTTTCCTGGAATGGAAAGAAACTGATCAAAGTATCTGGCGATTCTTCGAATGAGAATGGAACCTATCGCCCTGAAGTCGTCGGAGAAGATTTTACAATTCTACGACTAACGAATATCGAGAATGGTGGAATTTGGGAAGTAAGGGATTCCTCCGGTCAAAAATCGATATATGGTCAGACTTCTTCCAGTAGAATTTATGATCCAAACAAAATCACCAGAACGTATAGCTGGAATCTATCTCAAGTAGAGGATACGAATGGAAATTTTATGGATATTGAATATGATACTTCCGAATATTCGGAAAATCGTGTCCTTTATTTAAAGGAAATTAGATATACAGGCAATTCACGTAGTGGTGTGAGTGCAAAACAATATGTTCGGTTCATTACTAAAACCCGGGATGATTCTTATGTGAGTAAGGTCCCAGGCTACGTGATGAAAATGAATAAGCTTCTGGATAAGATCCAAGTAGGATACAACGGAAGCAAACTTTGGGAATATCGAATGATATACGAGATTTCCACAGATTCCGGTCGACCTAAACTCGTCAGCGTAGACTCAGATCGGAATACTACTAAGCCTTCATTTGAATACCAAACAGCTTCCCGTATTTTGCTATGGCAGAATGTGACTAACGCATTTTCCTCGGAGCCCGAAGATGTACCTGGAGATTCCCAATTATTCGAAGGAGATTTCAATGGAGATGGAATTTCCGATATCGTCTTTTTCAATTCCAAGACTGGAAATTGGAAAGCTGCCGAAGGAAAACCGGGAGGTGGATATACATTTAAAACCTACGCGAACCGTTATAAAGGTTACGATAACCTAGAAAAGATTCGATTCTTTAAAGGAAATGTAAGCGGCGATTACAACGGAGATGGCCGAGCCGATATAGCTTTTTATCTTCCTCAAACGCGCGATTTCATAGTAGCCGAGCATAATGGGAATAACTTCCAATTTAAAAATTATGGCAGGTTGATGACTGGGATTCCGGATATATTTAGAATGGAATGGTTCCCAGGTGATTACGATGGGAATGGTCTTTCAGATGCCGTCCTATTTGATGAGCCGACTGGCTCATGGACCCTAATGCTCAATAAGGGTGGACAATTCGAATTCTTAAAGTTCTCCAGCAAATTTAAGAATCTATATCGTGGAGATTATAATCCTGACGGTAATATGGATAGCCAATCCACTACAGATATTTCCACTCAGGGGAAGGGTAGAATTAATGCTAACTTTCTCGTAGGAGATTATAATGGAGATGGAAGAACCGATATTTCCCTTTACGATGCTCGTTCAGGCAAGTGGATCGTCGGAGAAAATAATAGGAATCCAGACACCTCGAGCCCTCTCTATTTTAAATTCGATTGGTATATTTATAAAGTTTTCACTGCTCCGGAACAACGTTTATTTACTCAAGACCGCTTTTCTGGAGATTTCGACGGGGATGGGTTCTCGGATTTCTTGGTATTCGATAGATCCAGTGGGGATTGGATTTTAGGACAAACAGGAGATCGCACGATCAATTTTAGAGTTTGGTCTCGTGCTCCTCAATTTAAAGAAATCACCAAATGGTTGCAAGGTGACTTTAATGGAGATGGAAGTACCGATATCGGCTTTTACTCTGCAAGTGATGGCAAGTTTTGGATAGGTGAGGCTACAGGTACTGGATTCCGTTATCGTGTTTATAGCGATATGAATTACGGACCTTCTGCAGAGCGAGTCATGAAATCACCTTTACCTTTGGATGAGGTGACTATAGCCAAGGCTTCCGCAGTCGTTCAGGCTGCGTCTGATACGAAAACTATACTCTTAGATTATGCATATGATGGGAGCGATTTTCCAAATAGAGGAGAGCTTGCATTTCCAGGATGTTTTACAGTAAACGATTGCTCTACTTCTCCTGAACTTTTGATTTATAATAGAAAGACTACAAAATTTGATATCAGGATCGGCGCTGCGACAACTATAGGAGTATTCTCTGACTTTAATCCGGAACTTTCCGGATTAAGGATCGCTAATAACGGAAAGACGGATCGATTCACAAGGAATACAAAAGATGAGGTCTTATTCTATCAGGAGTCGGGAACCGGTAATACTTTCTCAGCTCTTCGAAATGCCTCTTCCGCTTCTTTTGAAAAAGTAAATTTTGCCTCCTTCACCGATTCAGAGGTGGGGAATTTTTATTACGACGACACTACATATATCATAGATAATTTTTCGAGTGCGAGTGTGAAATCCGTTCTGATCTTCGACGATCAACCTATAGCTGGCGCTGGAACAGGTAAATTCCTATTAAGTGGGCCGACCGGAAATCGTAATCTTATTCCAATGGGAGCACTCACTCAAACCAACCTTACAAACTTTTTCCGGTTGGGAACTAGCGGTCAGAATCGATCGAGAAGAAAAGATTTCAGCCTTTTCTCCGGGAATTTTCTGGGAGCGAGTGATGGAACTTCTCAACTTCTAATAGTGGATCGTTCCACTTCTACTCATACTTGGTATATAGGCGTTGTGGACGCTCTAAATTCCAAAATTACATTTACTAAGTTAGGCGTAACCGGAACGCCGAATCTTCCGCTTACAGCTGTAGAATTCGATTCTAAAATTCCTGCCGGAATTCCATACGGGCTATATCCGGAATCGATCGGTAAATCCATTATGCTGGGAAAATCGATCGGAGATAATTCTACTTTCTATAAGTTTAAGATATCCGGTGGAAATGTAAGTTCGGCTTCTTACTCGGCTATTTCTGCCGTTTTCGGTGGGGAGTTTGACAATAGTGGAAATCCGCTGGTAGTTCAGTTCGATCTTAAAAAGATTTTTGATATTACAAAAGTTGCATCTGTCCCGCTGCCTGAATCTGATTTGATAAAGCAAGTGGATCGATCGGACCTATTTTCTAAAATTTATCCTTTCGAATGGATCCAAGGTGATTATAACGGGGACGGAATTACAGATATTGGTATCATTCATTTGCGTGAACCGACATGGTACTATGCCATGTCTACCGGTTCCGTTCCGGATATAATTAATCGGATCAAGAATGGAATCGGAGGTATCTACGATTTAGAATACGATAATTCTACTAAATTCGATAATACCGGAGGAGATGGGATTCCTGATCTACCGGCTTCCTATCGCGTATGCACAAAAATTATCGCTGATGATGGTTTTGGAAATCGTGTCCAAAAATCCTATCAGTACAGCAGTGGAGTCGCGTTCTCCGCATTCATCAACGGTAAAAAAGAGACAGACTATTTCGGATTCACAAACTTCTCTATGAAGGATAGTCTAGGAGCAAGTACTGTCCACACTTTCCATAGCATGCCATATTCAGATTTTATGATGAACCGTGCCTTAGGTGGGGCGGAGAAGGAAATGCATATTCTAGGATCGGATAATCAGGATTACGGAAAGTCCCTGACTTCTTACGATGTAAAAAAGATGGAAGTCTCTCCTGGAGTCGCAACCTATGTGGCTTATTCTACTAAGAAAGAAAGTTACTTGTCCGGAGCTAGGACGACTACGAGTACTAACCTTCTCACGATAGATAGTTATAGCATCACGAAGAAGGTGGAAAGTGTAACCGATCATTATGAGGATGCATCCCATTCTTCGGAAACAATCGTAAATTCTTTTGAATTCGAGACGGACACGAATACCAATGAGCGCCGGATCAAGAAATCCGTTTCCTTCCAGGGAAGTAATACTGAGAAAACCTCCCTCATGACTTATGATGGTCAAGGAAACCTGACCAAAACAGTGACATCGTACACCGGAAGCGGTTTACCGGCTACTAAGACTTCCATTATTGAATACGCATATGATACTCTTGGAAACAAAGTCTTAGAGAAAGACTCCAGTTCTGCACCTGCAAGAGGAAAGGAATTCGTTTACGACGATGATCTTCGTCAATTCGTGAAAGAATCTACCGCATTCGGTGGAGGAATTCGTTTTAAGACTACATATGTAATCGATTATTCTAATGCTTTTGGAAATCCTACCAGAGTAACCGATCCTAATGGAAACAAAACTGAATATGAATATGACCTATATGGCAGGATTACTGAGACTAGCGCAGATACGGATTCCGGGACCAAAACTCTGGCTTCTTATAATTATAGTTCTAATTTTCCTCTCAGTGCTTTAACAAACTTAGGAACAGGAACCGGAGATCCCGACTTTTCTCTCCGCAAATATTCAGATGGTTTAGGTAGAGCAATCTACCAGGTTAAAACTGCTTCTAACGGAAAGTTCGTTCGCACCGGAAGAATCGTATATGATTCCGTAGGAAGAGTGGCTCGTATTGGACAGCCAGATTGGGCGGATGGTTCCGAATTGGATAGTTTTGCTCTTCATATGGAAGAGAAGAATCCGACCTATTTTGAATACGATGCAATTGGAAGACAGATCAAAACTATTCTTCCACAAGCAGCAGGTGAGACCTCAGCTAGTGTTGCAACTACGACCTATAATGGAGCTTTCGAAGTCCTGGTGGAGACGAGCGGAGGAACGAGAAAGAGAACCATTCAGAATGCTCGAGGCAAAAGTCTATTCGTAGAAGATTCAGGAACTGACGGCACAAGCGCTCAAATCGGTTTTTGTTACGATCTTTCCGGGAATCTAATCAAAAAATCCGACCTAAACGGGACCAATCTAAGTTGTGGGGATATTACAACTGGGATCAATCAAAAGGATCTATCTGGAAAAAACCAAACATATTGGCAATACGACGCTTTCGGGCAATTGGTTACACAAAGTGATCCGGATTTAGGGATCACGAAAAACGTATACAACGCTTTTGGAGACCTGACTAAGACTACTGATGCCAGAGGATATATAATCCAAATCACTTATGATTCTTTCGGTCGTATGATCCTGAAAGAGTTACAAGACGGAGATGTCCATTATACTTACGATTCCGGATACGGAAGCGAGAACGCTTTAGGAAAATTGGTTTCGGTCGATAGTTCCTCCCAACTCAAGACATTCAGTTATGATAAATTAGGAAGACCGAAAAAAGAAACTCGGCTCATCAAAGACATTCCTCTGCAAGATGCAGGAGGTCCGTATGAAACAAATTATACCTATGATTTATTAGGAAGGGTAACGACCATCCATTATCCGGAACATCCAGTCAGTCATACTAGAATGAAAGCCTGCTACACCTACGGTAGTGCAGGCTATATTACTGGAATTTCCGTACAAGTAAATACGAACGGAATTTTACCTGGATTTTGCGGTAAAACCATCGTAGAGAATATCGCATACAATGAATTCGGTCAAACTGCCGGATTTGCTTTAGGGAATGGAGTCCAAACCGATTATACATACGACGTAAAACGAAGATTGGTGAGAATCCATTCTTCCGGAGATGTGGACGGAACTACGAAGGTTCTGCAAGATGCAGTTTATGCATTTAATGAAAATAATAATATAGTAGGAATCTCTAATACTTCTTCCGAGTACAATACGAATTATACCTATGATTATGACGGACTAAATCGACTCGTAAATGCGAGCGGGATCTATACGGAGTCTGCGGATAATTATACCAAAAACTTCCGCCAAAGTTTCGATTATGCTCAAAACGGAAATCTTCTAAAAAAACGACGCCACGATTTCGCTGGCGGCCAAGTTTTGGATGAATGGGCTTACCAATACCAAAACCACCAAGTCTTAAAAATTGATTCTACTCAGACCGGACTAAGCACACTCCAGATGGGGTACGATGCAGTCGGGAATATGACTACCCAGACTGATAATTCCAAGGATCTCAAAAAAGAGATCCATTTCGATTCTGAAAATCGGATCAGCTTCGTAGAAGATAAAGATGGAGCCGAAGTTGGAAAATATCGGTATGACGAGGGCGGGTTCCGGGTTCGCAAAACTGCCCTTGTTCCGAAAGGGGCCGAAATCAAGCACCAGGAAATCCTGTATCCAAGCAAATTCTACGGTCTTGAATACGTAGAAGAAGATAATACTCTACAAAGCATTAATAATATTTATTTGAACGGTGTCCGGATCGCTGCATTAAACGAGGATGGAGTCACAGCTTATTTCTTAACGGATCAGGTAGATTCTGTAGGTCAGATCCTGGATGACAATGCTCATACCGTCAGCCTTTTACAATACGAGCCATACGGAGCGACATTCGTTCAAAGAGGAAACCAAAACTTCAGTCCAAAATATAACTCTCAGGAGCTAGATCAGGAAACTAGTTTCTATTTTTATAATGCACGTTATTACGATCCGGAGATTGCGAGGTTTGCCAGTGCGGATACTGTTATTGATGGAGCAGGTTCAACACAAGGTTGGAATCGGTTTTCTTACGTAGCGGGGAATCCGATTCGGTATAAAGATCCGACAGGACATGAAGGATTTTCACCTGGACAGTGGAGTTATTTTCAAAATGGATTCCGCGGTCTACGTAAGGAAATTTTTGTACCGACTGTGCGGAAGATGGAAAGAGAAGACAAAGGTGAGTATAAGTGGTTCGCCGGGCCTGGCATGCTCGCACCTTATGCAATATATGCTAGCGCAGATCTCCTGGAACATGACTACTCGAAATTTGCTAAACGCACTGCAACTGATGTTCCTCTTGCTATTACTAGTTGGGCCCTTTTAGGAGCCGGGCCAGCATATACAACAACTACTGCCGGAACCAACGCTATATTTACTAATGGTGGTCGTTTAATATTAACTTCTCCCGGAACGAAAGGATTCTTAAAGCATAGTATTCCCAATTTGCTAAAAGCCTTTGGCTCTGCTCCACCCGATGTTAAAAAGCAAATAACAAATAAAGTTGCTGAACGTTTAATATATGGTAATGTTGGAAGAGAGCTAACAAATTTAGTGACTGGGGTTGGATTCACTAAAGGTGTTTATGATTTCTTTGTCGATGGGCCTTTTAGCCCTAATCCTCCGGAGACGCCATGGTCAGCTGCTGGGTTAGGTGCGGGCGAAACTGTTAAAGATATGTGGAATAAGTATGATGAATGGAAAGAAAACTCAAAAAAAAGTGTTAAACAAGATGCACCCAAATCGAAGAACAAAATTAAGTAG
- a CDS encoding protein-L-isoaspartate O-methyltransferase family protein, producing the protein MENPDLGFVSRFDDVGTVLARERMVRTQIAERGIKDPNLLSAFLKVPRHIFLPEKYREHSYEDKAVPIGEEQTISQPYIVAFIANQLKVKPGDTILEIGTGSGYLASILDLLGARLLSFEIVPELYERSLGVLETWSPGFTKRNKLLFGDALLLTQTKAKFSKFVSSACFPKIPGPGSFLFESLTEEGIAVLPVEWKEEVQLLLTLKKEQNRFEETNRLPVKFVPLLGRVDLV; encoded by the coding sequence ATGGAAAATCCTGATTTAGGCTTCGTCTCCCGTTTCGATGATGTTGGGACTGTTCTTGCAAGAGAAAGAATGGTCCGAACCCAAATTGCAGAAAGAGGGATTAAGGACCCAAACTTACTTTCCGCATTTCTAAAAGTTCCCAGACATATATTCCTGCCTGAAAAATACAGAGAACATTCTTATGAAGACAAAGCAGTCCCGATCGGGGAAGAACAAACCATTTCTCAACCCTATATAGTCGCCTTCATTGCAAACCAACTTAAAGTTAAACCGGGAGATACAATTTTAGAAATTGGCACGGGGTCCGGATATTTAGCCTCAATTTTGGATCTATTGGGAGCGAGACTTCTCTCTTTTGAGATCGTGCCTGAATTGTACGAAAGATCCTTAGGAGTCTTGGAAACTTGGTCTCCCGGATTTACTAAAAGGAACAAACTTCTATTTGGAGATGCGTTACTTCTCACCCAAACAAAAGCAAAATTTTCCAAATTTGTATCTTCTGCATGTTTTCCAAAAATCCCGGGACCCGGAAGTTTCCTTTTCGAATCTTTGACGGAAGAAGGGATCGCAGTTCTTCCCGTGGAATGGAAGGAAGAAGTCCAGTTGCTTTTAACTCTTAAGAAGGAACAAAATCGATTTGAAGAAACAAACCGATTGCCTGTGAAGTTCGTGCCACTTTTGGGAAGAGTAGATCTGGTTTAA
- a CDS encoding porin OmpL1: protein MIQAAKRTIATFLLLIPGVFLEAKTYLMGSAGLQFDLGALGSTISTDGLDSSSNYATTDSTGTQNGVLPRLAVIPENRLLTLQHSSNGLISTKTNGGMTGLTLSLGYEQDFGKAFFWRVNAHYTRKIMGGDTEAKFAGQSFYHMTWDYNAIQVPVNIGIKLSVSEDAAVYIGAGLHYFKGGWSLAGHNRLSDVHQALVDANITDTTVLGLVSDGTDPSAVWENTKFNVSGIAPNWLIGAQARISDKGHIYMEMETLFSFQYGIAHPRSEGGIAGLAPSVAYPQVLGGTQYRFGYKHEI from the coding sequence ATGATACAAGCTGCTAAAAGAACGATCGCAACGTTTCTTCTCTTAATCCCAGGAGTCTTTTTAGAAGCAAAAACATATCTGATGGGTAGTGCCGGATTACAATTCGATCTAGGAGCATTGGGAAGTACGATCTCTACAGATGGTTTGGATTCTTCCAGTAATTACGCTACTACTGATTCCACGGGAACTCAGAATGGAGTTCTTCCCCGCCTCGCAGTCATTCCAGAGAATCGCTTATTAACCTTACAACATTCTTCCAATGGACTCATCAGTACAAAGACGAACGGAGGGATGACAGGCCTCACTTTGTCCTTAGGATATGAGCAAGATTTTGGAAAGGCTTTCTTCTGGAGAGTAAACGCCCATTATACTCGCAAGATTATGGGAGGAGATACAGAAGCGAAATTTGCAGGACAATCTTTTTATCATATGACCTGGGATTATAATGCGATACAAGTCCCAGTTAATATAGGGATCAAACTTTCGGTTTCAGAAGATGCAGCAGTATATATAGGTGCCGGGCTTCATTATTTTAAAGGTGGATGGAGTTTAGCGGGGCATAACCGTTTGAGCGATGTCCATCAGGCGTTAGTAGATGCAAACATTACTGATACTACTGTCCTGGGCTTGGTGTCCGACGGAACGGATCCCTCCGCAGTGTGGGAGAATACTAAATTTAATGTTTCCGGGATCGCTCCTAACTGGCTTATCGGTGCTCAGGCGAGGATATCGGATAAGGGTCATATCTATATGGAAATGGAGACGTTATTCTCCTTTCAATACGGGATTGCTCATCCTAGATCGGAGGGAGGAATTGCCGGTTTAGCACCAAGCGTTGCCTATCCTCAAGTTTTAGGTGGGACCCAATACAGATTCGGCTATAAACACGAGATCTGA